The Thermonema lapsum sequence ATTTCCTCAGCCTCTTCTTTGCTTACACCTTCTTTAACAGGCTTGGGCGTATTGTCAACCAATTCCTTAGCTTCTTTCAAGCCAAGCCCGGTGATGGTTTTTACTTCTTTTACTACATTCAGCTTCGAAGCACCAGCGTCAACCAAAATTACATCGAAAGAAGTTTTCTCTTCTGCAGCTTCGGCTGCACCACCAGCAGCGGGGGCAGCCGCTACGGCTACTGCTGCAGCAGCAGGCTCGATGCCATACTCTTCTTTCAAAATTTTAGCTAATTCGTTTACTTCTTTTACAGTCAAGTTTACGAGTTGTTCTGCGAAAGCTTTCAAATCTGCCATTGTCGTACCCTTTTTATAGTTGTTGATAACTTTTGACTAAATGTTGATGAATAAAATATTGATGAATATAATTGAAGATTAGCTGGCGGCTCTTTCTTCGAGCGTTTTGAGAATGCCAGCAATTTTTTGCCCTTGCCCCTGCAGCGCAGAGATGACATTTCGAGCAGGCGATTGCAGCAATCCGATAATTTCGCCCAGCAATTCTTGTTTGGACTTGAGCGAAACCAGAGTTTCTAAGTGCTCGTTACCAATGTAAGTATCGCTGTCAATGAAAGCACCTTTCAAAATAGGTTTTTCTGACTTATGCTTCTTGCGATACTCGTCCACTATTTTAGCTGGAGCATTGGCAGCCTCTTCGGAGGCAAACATCACTGCCGAGTAGCCTTTGAGCACTTTTTCGTTGAAAGCCTCAAGGTTGCCTTTTTGGCTTTTTTCAAGTGCTTTACGAATCAACGTATTTTTTGCCACCTTATACTCTACACCGGCTTTGAAGCAAGCACGACGCAACTCGTTGATTTGGGCGACGGTAAAGCCGCTTGCATCTACGATGTAGAAGTAATCGGTTTTGGCAAACTTATTGGCTAACTCTTCTATTAAGAGTGCTTTTTCTTCTCTTGTCATAATCCTGGCACTGTGTTTTTATCGATTTGAACACTTGGGCTCATCGTCGTCGACAAGTAAATCGACTGGATGTAGGTCCCTTTAACAGTCGCCGGCTTCAATTTTATCAAGGTAGTGAGCAGTTCTTGTGCGTTTTCGGCGATCTGTTCAGGAGTGAAAGAGATGCGACCGATAGAAGCATGCACAATACCGTACTTATCTACCTTGAAATCGATTTTACCGGCTTTTACATCCTTCACAGCTTGGGCTACGTCCATGGTCACAGTACCGGCTTTAGGGTTGGGCATCAAGCCACGCGGACCCAACACACGCCCCAATTTACCTACTTTAGCCATCACGGTAGGCATGGTAATGACCACGTCGAAGTCAAGCCAACCTTCTTCTATTTTCTGGATGTATTCATCCAAGCCTACATAGTCAGCGCCAGCTGCTTTGGCTTCCTCTGCTTTATCGGGCGTACAAAGCACCAATACACGCTTTTCTTTCCCGGTACCATGCGGCAAAGTAACCACGCCACGTACCATTTGGTCGGCTTTGCGTGGGTCAACTCCCAAGCGTACATCGATATCAACCGATGCATTGAAGTTGGTATAGGTGATTTCTTTTAAGATTTTTGCCGCATCGAGCAGAGAGTAAGCCTTATTTTTATCGTACTTTGCTAACGCTTCTTTGCGTTTTTTTGAAATTTTTCCCATGATTGAAGGCTCTTTATTCGGTTGATTCTGTTTCCCAAGGCGCCTTACCGCTCACCGTGATACCCATACTGCGTGCCGTTCCGGCTATCATACGCATAGCGGCTTCAACGGTATAGCAGTTGAGGTCCGGCATTTTGATTTCGGCAATCTCACGCACCTGGTCCCAAGTAACCGAAGCAATTTTTTTACGGTTGGGCTCAGGTGAACCTTTTTTCTGCTTGGTGGCTTCCATCAGCAATACTGCTGCTGGAGGGGTTTTGATAACGAAGTCAAAAGACTTATCCGTATAGTAGGTAATTACTACGGGCAGTACTTGACCCATTTTGTCTTGAGTTCTGGCATTGAACTGCTTGCAGAACTCCATGATGTTAATCCCCTTCGCACCAAGAGCAGGTCCTATGGGCGGTGCCGGGTTGGCCTGACCGCCGCGTACTTGCAACTTGACGTATCCTGCTACTTGTTTAGCCATTGTTTTTCTGCGGTTTGAATGTTGTGCGAATTGATTGGTGTTGGTGGAAGCAAGCCAATATTTTCACGGAGAGCACGTCCGTTTTAGTCGAGTTTTTCTACTTGCGTATAACTTAACTCAACGGGTGTGCTTCTACCGAATATTTTCACGATTACATTCAGTTTCTTTCTGTCTTCAAAGACTTGATCTATCACGCCATCGAAGCCACTAAACGGACCATCGGCTACTTTTACATGCTCGCCCACCATAAAGGGGGTTTCGAGGCGTTCGGCTTCTTGCGATTCGTCAGCTTTTCCTAATATGCGTTTTACTTCGGATTCACGCAGGGGGATAGGTTGCTTCACGTAGCCATCTTTGGGGTTCTCGCCGGCGCGAGCTTCTTCTTGTAGAAAGCCAATCACCCCCGGCAAGGTGGTAAGGGTGTGCACCAATTCGGGCTGAGATAAGTCAGCCAAAATAAGCACGTAACCTGGCAAAAAAATCTTTTCTCGTATTTTCTTTTTGCCGTTACGCACTTCATACACCTTTTCTGTGGGAATAAAGACCTGCTTCACTTGCTCTTGCCATCCTTGGCGAGCAACCTCGTTTTCAATATAGCTTTTTACTTTTCTTTCTTGCCCGGCTATCGCGCGCAGGACATACCATTTATGCGTTTCCATTCCCACCCCCGAATTAGGTATATAAAGTTATATTTGCTCGTAGAAGAAGGTCAAGGCTGTCTTAAAGATGAAATCCATGGCACCAATAAGAAGGGCAAAAAGCAAGGAGGCAAAGAGCACAATCATAGCGTCTCTCCACAAAGTTTTCCCTTTGGGCCAAGTGACTTTGGTTGTCAACTCATGATAAGATTCGCGCACATAGTGCACGAGCCCTCCCCAAAGTCCTTTTTTGTCATTTTCTTGTGTAACTGAAGACATAAGCCTATTTTTTGCACAGGTGGCAGGACTCGAACCTGCAGCCTGCGGTTTTGGAGACCGCTGCTCTGCCAATTGAGCTACACCTGTAGGTGTGTATTCAAACAAAAGGAGTGCAAATGTAAGCATTTGCTTTGAAAAAAGCAAGTGTATCCAGAGGATACACTTGCCTATGCATTATTTAATTAGTCAAGGATTTCAGTTACCTGACCAGCTCCTACGGTTCTACCACCTTCGCGGACAGCGAAGCGCAAACCTTTTTCCAAGGCGATGGGTTTTTGCAATTCCACAGTGATGGTTACGTTGTCACCGGGCATTACCATTTCCACGCCTTCGGGCAATTGAATAGTGCCAGTTACGTCAGTAGTACGGAAGTAGAACTGAGGGCGGTAGTTGTTGAAGAAAGGAGTGTGACGACCACCTTCTTCTTTGCTCAATACATAAATCTCAGCCTTGAATTTCTTGTGAGGTGTTACGGTACCGGGCTGGCAAATGACCATACCGCGGCGAATTTGGGTTTTCTCTATACCACGCAACAACAGACCTACGTTATCACCGGCTTCACCTCTGTCCAAAATTTTGCGGAACATTTCCACGCCGGTAACGGTAGAGGTCAGTTTTTCCTCACCCATACCGATGATTTCTACGGGGTCACCGGTTTTGATAACACCGCGCTCGATACGACCCGTAGCCACAGTACCACGACCGGTGATAGAGAATACGTCTTCGATAGGCATCAAGAAAGGTTTGTCAACCAAGCGCTCGGGGGTAGGAATGTATTCATCCACCACATTCATCAGTTCTTCTACGGTAGCTACCCAGCGAGGCTCGTTATTCAAAGCACCCAAAGCAGAACCACGAACTACAGGGATGTTGTCCCCATCGTATTCATATTTGCTCAACAACTCACGGATTTCCATTTCAACAAGGTCGAGCAATTCTTCGTCATCAACGAGGTCTACCTTGTTCATAAATACCACAATAGCAGGCACCCCTACCTGACGAGCCAACAGGATGTGCTCACGGGTTTGAGGCATAGGACCATCGGTAGCCGCTACTACAAGGATAGCGCCGTCCATTTGAGCAGCACCGGTAACCATGTTTTTCACGTAGTCGGCGTGACCGGGGCAGTCCACGTGAGCATAGTGACGCTTTTCGGTTTGGTATTCTACGTGGGCAGTGTTAATGGTAATACCACGCTCTTTTTCTTCGGGAGCGTTATCGATAGAAGAGAAGTCTCTTGCTTCTGCCAAGTTTTTCTTAGCCAATACGTGAGTAATTGCCGCGGTCAAGGTAGTTTTGCCGTGGTCAACGTGCCCGATAGTGCCTATGTTTACGTGGGGCTTAGTTCTCTGAAATGTTTCCTTTGCCATATCTCTGTTTTTCTTTTGAAGTTATTAATTACAAGCGATGGATAGATAAACAAATAAGCTATTCACTGCGCGAATAGCGTTGTCTGTGTGCTTTACAAAATTAAAATAGAGCCAATGACGGGATTTGAACCCGTGACCTCTTCCTTACCAAGGAAGCGCTCTACCCCTGAGCTACATCGGCTTAGACGAAAATACCTTTTTGTTTTAAGCAGAGCGAGAGACGGGACTCGAACCCGCGACATTCAGCTTGGAAGGCTGACGCTCTACCAACTGAGCTACTCTCGCTTTTAAATGGTGGGGAGAGCAGGATTCGAACCTACGAAGGCATAAGCCAGCAGATTTACAGTCTGCCCCGTTTGACCGCTTCGGTATCTCCCCAAATATTTGTTTTGCGATGTTTTTCGTATTAGCCATCTGCTAACGGAATGCAAAGTTAAAGGCTTCTTTCAAATTTGCAAAACTTTTTTTGATTTTTTTCTTCCGCCTCTCATAGTCCAATGATTTTCAAAAAATTGCTCAATCAAATTTTTCTACCGAAATCACATTAAATTTCAAGCCTGTACTCAGTTGAAAGTCTTCGGCTTCTTCGAGCATGCTTTCATCGTGCATGAGGTAATACCAGTTGATAGTTACCTCGCCCCCCTGTTCTTGGTATTCTTTAAGCAAGAGAAAAATTTCCTGCAGGGCACGAGAAGAAGAAGTATTAAAGTAAGTGAGCTTCAAGTTCAGGGTCAATGGTTTTTTTACTTCATGGATGTAGGTATCTATCCAGTTGATAAGGGTATTGTAGAATTCGAAGGTGTCTTCTTGGTACGACTCACCTTTTATTTCACACACACCAGTTTGCGCCGAGAAATACACATCGGGCGTCAGATAGGTGCCCTTTTCACCTTTGATAACCAAATCGTCCATTTTGGTGCCACTATCGTCTTTCTTATCAATATACGCTTTCACTACAAATAGAACAAGATTTTCGCTGGTTTCTATCCAATGAAAATCCACTTTTTGGTTGAGTCGCAATAGCACCTCTATCAAACCTATATTGCCAGAGTGGTGTTTGTTTTGAATGGCTTGTTGGCGCAAGTCATTTTTATAGGCACGCAGCTCGCGCCGGTCCATGCTCGTCACTTTTGCCAAACGCTGTTGCAACTGTTGTTGCTGCTGCACGGTAACATAATTGACGGTTTGAATGCAATAGCTTTTTTCTGTTTCAGAAAGTGCCATCAAGCCGGTACCTATACGTTTTTTGCCTACTACCTCGTAAGTAGCTGCATAGTTGCCTATATTTTCGCACAATTCTACAAAGGCGTAAAATGCTTTGTCGCGTACGTTCTTCGACTTGTCGAGGTATTGCTTGATGTGGTAGCCCAACTCGTTGATGACATTATAAGTAAAAGGACCATAATAGATGGTGCGTATTCCATCCATACGCAGGTGTTGAATCAGTTGGTTCAGCTCCACTTTGTTTTCGTTTATTTGCATATTAAACCATAAGCCTGTCGGCATATTCCACTTGCTCGCTGCTGATGGAAGGCAGGCGCATGTATTTTAAATAGAGACGGGCAGTAGCCAGCACATCGTTTTCACAGTAGCGTGCAATACGCTCTAAATCTTTTTCTTTCCAGAAAACCTCTCCTACTTTGCTTCCATCGATATCGGACTTGGGCGAGGGGATATCGAAAACAGCACAAAGCAATTCCAGACGGGTAAAGCTTTTCTTGTCGCCAAAGCTCCATAGTTCCATTGTATCAATCACATACCTGGCGGCTTCGTCCCAGGGTCTTTTCATACGCAAGTCTATCATAGCAGGCACCGGCAGCCCTTGAATCAGGTAGCGGCGTGCCAAAAAGGGCACGTCAAATTCACGCCCGTTGTGGGCACACAAATAACGTATAGATTTATTGTCAAGGATACGGGCGAACTCTTGCAGCAGACGGGCTTCGTCTTCGCCGCAGTAAGACTTCAAACGGAAGAAATAATGCCCTTCTTTTTTTCCAAACAGCCCGAAGCTCACACATACCACACGGGCAAACTCTGCATAAATGCCGGCTTTGAGCGGATACAGCTCTTCGGCAGACATGCCGGTGTCTTCATAGCGGTTTATCTTCTCTGCCTGATGACACCACTGGTCTTGTAAAGCCGGCGGCATGGCATCAAAAGAAGGAAAAGCAGGTGCTGTTTCTATATCAAAAAACAGCACCTTGCTGCACAGGTCATCAAGACTGTGAAAGAGAGCCATAATCTTGTTTGAATAAGTTAAGTACCCAAAAGATTACAGCAAATAAAATAACAATTTTTTTAGAAACGTAAAGCAGAGCCTACATAATTGAAAGGGGTAATGTTGCGCAGCTCTTTTTTTACCTGTTCGGGCACGTCCAAGGCGTCGATGAAAGCATGAAGGCGCTCTGCTGTGATACGCTCACCTGTGCGTGTGAGGGCTTTCAATGCTTCGTAAGGCTTGGGATAGCCTTCGCGCCGCAGGATGGTTTGGATGGCTTCTGCCACTACAGCCCAATTGTCTTCGAGGTCGCTGCGAATCGCCTCTTCGTTGAGTTCGAGTTTGTTCATGCCACGCATGAGCGAGGTCCATGCCAAAAGGGTATGCGCCATAGGAACGCCCAAGTTGCGTAAGACGGTTGAGTCGGTCAGGTCGCGCTGTAGGCGCGACACCGGCAATTTGTTTGATAGGAAGTTAAAGGCGGCATTTGCCCACATGAGGTTTCCTTCGGCATTTTCGAAGTCAATGGGGTTTACCTTGTGCGGCATTGCCGAAGAGCCCACTTCGTTGGGGTTGATTTTTTGTTTGAAATAATCAAAAGCAATATAGCTCCACACATCACGGGCAAAGTCAATCAAAATGACGTTGATGCGGCGGAAAGCATCTAAGAGGGCTGCCAGTTGGTCGTAGTGTTCAATCTGAGTAGTAAAATGACTACGCTGTAAGCCCAGGTAGTTCGCTACGAAATCATCGGCAAAAGCGTGCCAATCGACCTGCGGGTATGCCACATAGTGGGCGTTGAAGTTGCCAGTGGCACCTCCAAACTTGGCGGCATAAGGGACTCGCTGCAAATGGGCTACCTGTGCCTGCAAGCGCTCAACAAAAACCATCCATTCTTTACCCATGCCAGTAGGCGAAGCCGGTTGTCCGTGGGTACGTGCCAACATAGGCACCTCGCGCCAATGGGTAGCCATTGACTGCATCAAAGCCAAGAGTTCTTGCAGGCATGGCATCATCACTTGCTCTATGGCTTCTTTGAGCATCAAGGGCATAGCCGTGTTGTTGATGTCTTGCGAAGTGAGCCCAAAGTGAATAAACTCGCAATAAGACGCCAAACCAAGCGACGGAAAACGTTCCTTCAGAAAATACTCTACAGCTTTCACGTCGTGGTTGGTGGTGCGCTCTATTTCTTTGATGCGTAGGGCATCGTGTTGGCTAAAATTTTCATACAAAGCGCGCAAGGCTTCTTTTTGTGCGGTAGTTAAAACGGGCAAGGGAGGAGTGCCCTGTTCACAAAGGGCAATAAAATATTCCACTTCCACCCTCACTCGGTAGCGAATCAAGGCATATTCTGAAAAGTAGGGTGCTAAGGCTTCCACTTTGCTTCGATAGCGCCCGTCGATGGGCGAAATGGCAGTTAAGGGGGTCAGTTCCATGTGAATTGCTTGTTTTTCGAGATACAAAAGTAGAAAAAAGCCCTTACAGGCGCTGCCCATCTCCTGCTGCTCGTTCATTTCCACAGCTTTTAGAAATCTTTAAAAAGCTGTTATCTTTGAACGCTTTCCATGGAAAAGTATAAATCTAACTTACTTCAATACTATGAGCTTATCAAGCAAAAACAGTAAAGGGATTTTGGCTTTTTATCAGAAAAATCTTTTTGCCTTTATTTTGATTGCCTTAATTGCCGGCGTAGGTGTGGGCTACCAATTACCGCAGCAAGCCGGACTCTTTACTTGGATGGGCGAATTGTTTATACGGGGGCTGAAAATGGTGATAGTGCCGCTCATATTGAGCTCTATCATCTCTGGTGTAAGTAATCTGGGGCAAAGCAACAGCTTAGGACGTCTCACTTTGAAAACCTTGGGCTATTACCTTATCACTAGCCTACTGGCAATTTTAACGGGCTTGCTGCTGGTCAATCTCATAGAGCCGGGCGTAGGTGCTCCCATTCCTTCTACTACCGAGTCACTGCCGGAACTTTCTTCGGAGGGGGCATCTTTAAAAGATACCTTGTTGCGTATGGTGCCCAGCAATGTATTTGCTGCTTTCAGCCAAGGGGAAATGCTGAGCACCATCTTTTTCGCTGTTTTGTTTGGGGTGTTTCTTACCAAAGTAAATGAAGAACGTTACAGAACTGTATTGAGTGATTTTTTCAATGCCACTTTCGAAGTCATGATGGGCATCACCATGCTTGTGATACTATTCACTCCTCTGGGTGTATTTGGCTTGGTGGTGGACGTGGTAGCTGAGCAAGCTGGTGACACCGTTCGGCTCACACAGATGGCAGCCAGCTTGGGGAAATATATGCTTACAGTCATTGGCGGATTGATTGTTCACGCTTTTGTTACTTTGCCGCTGCTGGTGTTGCTATTAGCCGGCATCAACCCCGTGCAGCACTTTCGTGCCATGCTCACCCCTCTCATCACTGCGTTTTCTACCAGTTCGTCGGGGGCTACCCTGCCGCTCACCATGGAGGCACTCGAGCACAAAGCCGGCATACCCAACCACATTGTCAGCTTCACCATTCCCTTAGGCGCCACTATAAATATGGATGGCACAGCACTCTATGAATGTGTGGCTGCCATGTTCATTGCACAAGCCTATGGCATCGAGCTGGACTTTTGGCAACAAATGGTTGTGGTCATCACTGCCCTTTTGGCATCTATTGGTGCTGCTGGCATCCCCATGGCGGGGCTGGTAATGATATCCGTCATTCTGAATGCAGTAGGGCTGCCACTCGAAGGTGTAGGCATGATACTGGCGGTAGACCGTATTTTAGACATGATGCGCACCGCCGTGAACGTATGGAGCGACAGCTGTGTGGCTGCTATTATTGCCCACTCCGAGAGAAAAAGCATCCATAACGCTGCTTAGTTGGCAATAACAGGGCAGTAAACAAAAAGACGTCTAACAGCGCCTTATTTTTATACGACACTTCGTATTCAAAGCATTTTATATAACTTTGTAGCCGACTCTGAAGCCCAAAAGCCTGTGTCTATACGGCGCATTATAGCACTCATACAGAAAGACCTGTTATTGGAATGGCGGCAACGCTATGCTCTCAATGGCTTGTTGCTCTATATCAGCGGCGCTACTTTTATTATATACATAGGCATTGAGCAGAGCGGAAGCGAGCTTACGTCTTCATTGTGGAATGTGCTGTGGTGGATAGTGGCGCTCTTTACAGCCACCAATGCTATGGCAAAGGGTTTTATGCAAGAAGAGGAAGAGCAACAGTTGTATTATTACACTATTGCTTCTGCTCATGAAATACTGCTGGCAAAAGTCATCTACAATACTTTGCTGATGCTGGTGCTGGGCAGTGCCGGCTTCGGTTTATATTATTGGTTCCTGCCAATTGCTATTCCACATCCGGCTTTTGCTTTGTGTCTGCTTTTGGGCTTTGTGAGTTTTGCCTGTTCACTCACCATGATTGCTGCCATTGCGTCGAAAGCTGGAAACAATAGCGTTTTAATGGCTGTTTTGAGTTTTCCGGTACTGATTCCTCAGCTGTTGATGCTCACCCGAGCTTCTTCGTTGAGCCTGATGCCGGCAGCGTGGAGTCTGATTCAGAAGGAATTGACCATGCTTTCTCTGATAAATATCATTGTTTTGGGTGTTGCTTTTGTGTTATTTCCGCTGCTGTGGCGGAGCTAAAATAACTATGTTATGAAAAGATGGTACCAAGCTGTTACTGTGCTACTGCTGCTTTACGTCATCATAGGGGGCTTTTTGATGCCTGTACCTCGTTTGCCTATTGTCAACGAAAGCATCCGCAACTTGTATTTCCATGTACCCATGTGGTTTGGCATGACCCTCTTGCTGGCGGTTTCTGCCTACTATTCGGTGCAATACTTGCGCAAAGGCACCGAAAGCTTGGATGACCACGCCGTGGAGAGTGTCAACACGGCTGTATTATATGGTTTGTTGGGGCTAAGCACCGGTGCCATTTGGGCAAACTACACTTGGGGAGCTCCATGGAATGGCGACCCGCAGCAAACCATGGCGGCTATCGGTGTGTTGATTTATATCGCTTACTTGGTATTGCGTGGCGCTATCAATGACCCATTGCGCCGGGCACGGGTCAGCGCTATTTACAACCTGTATGCCTTTGCCGTATTTATCCCACTCATATTCGTTTTACCACGCTATACCGACTCACTGCATCCCGGTAAGGGCGGCAATCCTGCTTTCAGCCAATACGATTTGGACAATACCATGCGCCTAGTATTCTATCCTGCCGTTATTGGCTGGAGCATGCTTGCTTGGTGGATAACCAAGATAGCCGTTCGCTTGCGCCAACTGAAACGAAAAAAAGAGGAAATACAAGCTCACCGACAAATACAAATTGAAGAAAACCTATGAGACAGTTCTTTTATATCCTATGCCTGTGGACGTTTGTTTCGATGCCGACATGGGCACAAGGCAGCGAAGTGGAAATGGCTGATGCCTTACGCGCCAATGGAAAGATTTATGTAGTAGTAGCGGTGCTTGCAACCATCTTTTTGGGCATCGTGTTATACCTTTTGACCCTCGACCGCAAGGTAAAAAAACTAATAAAAGACTAAAACAAGCTTTGTTATGAAACGCATCCATATTTTCATTCTCATCGTGATTGCCGCTGCCATTGGTTTGATAGTCAGCTCAATGGGCAGTGCAAGCAAATATGTGTCTTTTGAAGAAGCCATTGCCATGAGCCAAAGCGGCAACAAAAAGGGCATTTATGTTATTGGCGAGCTGCCCAAAGATGCACAGGGGCACATCGTAGGCATGGAATACACCCCTTCTGTCAACCCCAATCTTTTTCGTTTTATGTTGAAAGACGAAAAAGGAAAGCTAATGCCGGTAGTGTACCCAGATGCCAAACCACAGGACTTTGAGCGTGCAGAAAAAGTAGTGGTAGTGGGCAATGTAGAGGGCAATGAGTTTCATGCCAAGAAAATATTGATGAAGTGCCCTTCGAAGTACAACGACCAACAAAACAAGAACGAATTCACCGAAGTGGCTACTTCAAATTAAACATGGCAAACATGCAAGCCGCTTTTAGGCATAAACTCCCTCGGTTGCTCACGCAAGGGGCTTTTCTTTTATGATATGTAGTGCGTAGCGGAACATAAGTACTCTCATGATACACTATACCGTCGGAAATATTGGACACCTCTCGCTCATTGCTGCTTTTGTGTTGGCGCTGATGAGTGCTTTGGCTTACGGTTTCACTGGTCGTCGTCAGTTGCCTTTAAACGAGCGCGAAAGCTGGCGCCGTTTTGCACGCTGGACATTCTTGCTGCACGGTTTGTTTGTAACAACTGCCGGTGTGGTGCTCTTTGTCATCATACTGAATCACTACTATGAGTACTACTATGCTTATGCTCACTCGTCGCGCCATCTGCCCACGGAATACATCATCGCCTGCTTCTGGGAAGGGCAAGAAGGCAGCTTTTGGCTTTGGATTTTCTGGAACGTACTCATCGGCTTGTTCTTTGTACTGCGCCGCCCCACCGAATGGGAAGCCCCTATCATGAGCATTGTAGTGTGGGTGCAGGCATTTCTCACCTCCATGATTCTGGGGGTGGTCATCGGCGACTGGAAGATAGGCAGCTCGCCCTTTGTCTTGACCCGTGACGTGCTGGACCTGCCCGTGTACACACCCGGCAGCCCCATGTATAACCCCAACTTTGTACCTACCGATGGTACTGGTCTCAATCCTCTGCTGCAAAACTATTGGATGGTGATTCACCCCCCCACTTTGTTTTTAGGTTTTGCCCTCAGCTTGGTGCCCTTTGCTTTTGCAGTAGCGGCTTTGTGGAGAAAAGAATTCACCGGCTGGATACGCCCTGCGCTACCTTGGTTGATAATTTCGACACTTGTGCTGGGGTTGGGCATCTTAATGGGTGCTTACTGGGCATACGAAACCCT is a genomic window containing:
- a CDS encoding CcmD family protein, coding for MRQFFYILCLWTFVSMPTWAQGSEVEMADALRANGKIYVVVAVLATIFLGIVLYLLTLDRKVKKLIKD
- a CDS encoding cytochrome c maturation protein CcmE domain-containing protein — translated: MKRIHIFILIVIAAAIGLIVSSMGSASKYVSFEEAIAMSQSGNKKGIYVIGELPKDAQGHIVGMEYTPSVNPNLFRFMLKDEKGKLMPVVYPDAKPQDFERAEKVVVVGNVEGNEFHAKKILMKCPSKYNDQQNKNEFTEVATSN
- the ccsA gene encoding cytochrome c biogenesis protein CcsA; its protein translation is MKRWYQAVTVLLLLYVIIGGFLMPVPRLPIVNESIRNLYFHVPMWFGMTLLLAVSAYYSVQYLRKGTESLDDHAVESVNTAVLYGLLGLSTGAIWANYTWGAPWNGDPQQTMAAIGVLIYIAYLVLRGAINDPLRRARVSAIYNLYAFAVFIPLIFVLPRYTDSLHPGKGGNPAFSQYDLDNTMRLVFYPAVIGWSMLAWWITKIAVRLRQLKRKKEEIQAHRQIQIEENL
- a CDS encoding heme exporter protein CcmB is translated as MSIRRIIALIQKDLLLEWRQRYALNGLLLYISGATFIIYIGIEQSGSELTSSLWNVLWWIVALFTATNAMAKGFMQEEEEQQLYYYTIASAHEILLAKVIYNTLLMLVLGSAGFGLYYWFLPIAIPHPAFALCLLLGFVSFACSLTMIAAIASKAGNNSVLMAVLSFPVLIPQLLMLTRASSLSLMPAAWSLIQKELTMLSLINIIVLGVAFVLFPLLWRS
- a CDS encoding dicarboxylate/amino acid:cation symporter, which encodes MSLSSKNSKGILAFYQKNLFAFILIALIAGVGVGYQLPQQAGLFTWMGELFIRGLKMVIVPLILSSIISGVSNLGQSNSLGRLTLKTLGYYLITSLLAILTGLLLVNLIEPGVGAPIPSTTESLPELSSEGASLKDTLLRMVPSNVFAAFSQGEMLSTIFFAVLFGVFLTKVNEERYRTVLSDFFNATFEVMMGITMLVILFTPLGVFGLVVDVVAEQAGDTVRLTQMAASLGKYMLTVIGGLIVHAFVTLPLLVLLLAGINPVQHFRAMLTPLITAFSTSSSGATLPLTMEALEHKAGIPNHIVSFTIPLGATINMDGTALYECVAAMFIAQAYGIELDFWQQMVVVITALLASIGAAGIPMAGLVMISVILNAVGLPLEGVGMILAVDRILDMMRTAVNVWSDSCVAAIIAHSERKSIHNAA